A stretch of Microbaculum marinisediminis DNA encodes these proteins:
- the hisI gene encoding phosphoribosyl-AMP cyclohydrolase, translated as MDTLFPAPGDKAALEDGDRLTPRFGPDGLVTCVATDAATGEVLMLAHMNAEALAKSIETGIAHYWSRSRQELWRKGDTSGQVQTIVEMRVDCDQDAVWIRVTVGGDGNSCHTGRRSCFYRGVPLGVDPAKGVVLRVDPADDA; from the coding sequence ATGGATACGCTCTTCCCTGCCCCCGGCGACAAGGCCGCACTCGAAGACGGCGACCGGCTGACGCCCCGGTTCGGCCCCGACGGCCTCGTCACCTGCGTCGCGACCGACGCGGCGACCGGCGAGGTGCTGATGCTCGCCCACATGAACGCCGAGGCGCTGGCGAAATCCATCGAGACCGGCATCGCCCACTACTGGAGCCGCTCGCGCCAGGAGCTGTGGCGCAAGGGCGATACCAGCGGACAGGTACAGACCATCGTCGAGATGCGGGTCGATTGCGATCAGGACGCCGTCTGGATCCGGGTGACGGTCGGCGGCGACGGCAACAGCTGCCACACCGGCCGGCGCTCCTGCTTCTATCGCGGCGTGCCGCTGGGCGTGGATCCCGCCAAGGGCGTGGTGCTGCGCGTCGATCCGGCCGACGACGCCTAG